The Vigna unguiculata cultivar IT97K-499-35 chromosome 6, ASM411807v1, whole genome shotgun sequence genome contains a region encoding:
- the LOC114188168 gene encoding U-box domain-containing protein 44-like isoform X2: MVSENEERVWCTLEKEGDGRDSSKAVQSGIVMDLARALGFDPGDRAEFCNQVKLFKGDPFRSHSVPERRVLVSLERILSNWSVDPVTVTPNWDFEIAEDAAAPVFPFKSFLCPLTKEVMRDPVVVLESSQAYERAAIEYWFERCIQDGRDPTCPVTGTVLKSLELKPNIGLAGAIEEWVGRVIDYQIKSSVQYLSEESLSVDHVELALDHVYKVSEEHPSSRYIIRNAGVVQLIVTLLSNNSKTIGSRLRTKALTTLLSMAKDEESRKIMLERGITRLAVHSLIGSSTKEREYATKLLLEFCNDEDCCARIASEKGALVLLSSIAGNMEYPSLSKLAEEVLRLMERVEDNVQCLAAAGRFGPLISRLHDGSVGVKIDMASLVGRMTLTNSCKEQIARQGARVFVELLSNQEGRGPSLQALYNLSGLDGNASILIESSVLPSLIEVLFDKEDPSHELKSLAASTIANIVSKPGHWELASADKDGNPMHSEIIVLRLLGLLNCLPSQCQVIVLRILCGITLSPQASELVATHITSKGGFGTVIPFLEHPEVEHRVFAFKLTRLLSEWYSQYIGNELRLSNKLTILKEKLLNNHSTSDERSDAAQILANISLSEGEIRTLLGGNFVEWTAVTLKNQLRVSNARSSQTAAGMQEGLIGLLLHFTRNLDQETLNIIRENHLMAIFCEQLDYSSKPKVKRLAAIGMKNLSEFGRSDTAKDSKLPSSSGFCSSLVLVCGRASSQPSTCPIHNRPCHEDSQLCLLKSNCIKPLVSILNDSDTDVQLAAVDALSTLVLLDHTSRSFKRVVDELEHLGAVDALTTLFTEVRSEELREKTIWMIEKILRVENISNRYALNHSLVRALVEAFKHGNTNTRKHAQDALTLLKQLSGVSGKTSSQTRVRR; the protein is encoded by the exons ATG GTCTCAGAGAACGAAGAGAGGGTTTGGTGTACGCTGGAAAAAGAAGGAGATGGAAGAGACAGCAGTAAAGCGGTGCAAAGTGGTATTGTCATGGATTTGGCTCGTGCTTTGGGGTTTGACCCTGGTGATCGTGCTGAGTTTTGTAACCAGGTGAAGCTCTTCAAAGGTGATCCTTTTAGATCCCATTCTGTACCTGAGAGAAGGGTGTTGGtgtccttggagagaattcttAGTAACTGGTCTGTGGACCCTGTCACTGTGACCCCCAATTGGGACTTTGAAATTGCTGAAGATGCTGCTGCTCCTGTTTTTCcatttaagagttttctctgCCCCTTGACCAAGGAAGTCATGAGGGACCCTGTGGTTGTTCTGGAGTCTTCTCAGGCCTATGAGAGGGCTGCTATTGAGTACTGGTTTGAACGGTGCATTCAAGATGGCCGCGATCCCACTTGTCCGGTTACTGGCACGGTTCTTAAGTCCTTGGAGCTGAAACCTAATATTGGGTTGGCTGGGGCAATTGAAGAGTGGGTTGGCAGGGTTATCGATTATCAAATCAAATCTTCAGTGCAGTATCTGAGTGAGGAATCCTTGTCTGTTGATCATGTTGAGCTTGCTCTGGATCATGTTTATAAGGTTTCTGAAGAGCACCCCTCTAGCAGATACATAATCAGAAATGCTGGTGTTGTGCAGTTGATAGTAACCCTGCTCAGTAATAACTCCAAAACTATTGGATCACGTTTGAGAACCAAAGCTCTAACGACTTTACTTAGCATGGCCAAGGATGAAGAAAGCAGG AAAATAATGCTGGAACGGGGTATCACTAGGTTGGCCGTACATAGTCTTATTGGGAGCTCTACGAAGGAGAGAGAATATGCTACCAAGTTATTACTAGAATTCTGCAATGATGAAGATTGTTGTGCAAGAATTGCATCAGAGAAAGGTGCTTTAGTTCTTCTCTCAAGTATAGCAGGAAATATGGAGTATCCGTCTTTGTCAAAATTAGCTGAGGAAGTCTTGAGGCTGATGGAGAGGGTAGAGGATAATGTTCAATGTTTGGCAGCAGCTGGAAGATTTGGACCATTGATCTCACGATTACATGATG GTTCTGTTGGTGTGAAGATAGATATGGCTTCTCTGGTGGGAAGGATGACCTTGACAAATAGCTGTAAAGAACAAATTGCAAGGCAAGGCGCTCGAGTATTTGTGGAACTTCTGTCTAATCAAGAAGGAAGGGGACCGAGTCTGCAAGCATTGTATAATTTGTCAGGATTGGATGGTAATGCAAGCATCCTTATTGAGTCTTCAGTCCTTCCATCTCTTATAGAAGTTTTATTTGATAAGGAGGATCCATCTCATGAGCTGAAGTCATTAGCTGCTTCAACAATTGCTAATATTGTATCTAAGCCAGGGCATTGGGAATTAGCATCTGCTGACAAGGATGGAAACCCAATGCATTCagaaattattgttttaagacTTTTGGGGCTTTTAAACTGTTTGCCTTCTCAGTGTCAAGTGATAGTTCTTCGCATTCTTTGTGGTATTACATTATCTCCTCAAGCATCAG AGTTAGTAGCAACTCATATCACGTCTAAGGGTGGCTTTGGAACGGTTATACCATTTCTGGAACATCCAGAAGTTGAACATAGAGTGTTTGCTTTTAAGCTCACAAGACTGCTATCTGAATGGTATAGTCAATACATTGGAAATGAGTTGAGACTTTCAAACAAGCTTACTATACTCAAAGAAAAACTGTTAAATAACCATTCTACAAGTGATGAGAGATCAGATGCAGCACAGATACTTGCCAATATTTCCCTCTCAGAAGGTGAAATACGGACACTTTTAGGAGGTAATTTTGTGGAATGGACTGCTGTTACTCTCAAGAACCAGCTGCGTGTTTCCAATGCAAGGTCTTCTCAGACTGCAGCAGGCATGCAGGAAGGTCTTATAGGTCTCTTGCTTCACTTCACAAGGAACCTTGATCAAGAAACTCTTAATATAATTAGAGAAAATCACCTTATGGCCATTTTCTGCGAGCAGCTGGATTATAGTTCAAAACCAAAGGTAAAACGACTAGCTGCTATTGGAATGAAAAACCTGTCTGAATTTGGAAGGTCAGATACTGCTAAGGACTCTAAATTACCATCTTCCAGTGGATTCTGTTCCTCCCTTGTGCTTGTGTGCGGGAGAGCCTCTAGTCAACCTTCCACATGTCCAATTCACAACCGTCCGTGCCATGAAGATAGTCAATTGTGCCTGCTTAAGAGCAATTGTATCAAACCCCTGGTTAGTATCCTCAATGACAGTGACACCGATGTTCAGCTAGCTGCAGTGGATGCACTTTCTACTCTAGTACTACTAGATCATACATCTCGCAGTTTCAAAAGAGTTGTTGATGAGCTTGAACATTTGGGTGCAGTTGATGCTCTTACTACTCTTTTTACTGAAGTTAGATCCGAAGAGCTTCGGGAGAAGACAATCTGGATGATCGAGAAGATATTGAGAGTGGAAAATATCAGCAATCGGTATGCACTCAATCATTCTCTTGTGAGAGCTTTGGTTGAAGCCTTTAAGCATGGCAATACCAACACAAGGAAACATGCTCAGGATGCTCTTACCCTCCTAAAGCAGTTATCAGGAGTTAGTGGAAAGACATCAAGTCAAACTCGAGTTAGGAGATAG
- the LOC114188168 gene encoding U-box domain-containing protein 44-like isoform X1, giving the protein MSIHHSPPSPPTLQSIRRSLSDISSPPSDHRPFDTPRRFAAFANRLSQLLLPPLPQSPPVHTALKGLATELSKAAETLSVYNNGSKILVLVGCKSLCSSLQERAVAIAAWLALLASALPSGDGDDDLRKKVSDLARDMKLAQFRVSENEERVWCTLEKEGDGRDSSKAVQSGIVMDLARALGFDPGDRAEFCNQVKLFKGDPFRSHSVPERRVLVSLERILSNWSVDPVTVTPNWDFEIAEDAAAPVFPFKSFLCPLTKEVMRDPVVVLESSQAYERAAIEYWFERCIQDGRDPTCPVTGTVLKSLELKPNIGLAGAIEEWVGRVIDYQIKSSVQYLSEESLSVDHVELALDHVYKVSEEHPSSRYIIRNAGVVQLIVTLLSNNSKTIGSRLRTKALTTLLSMAKDEESRKIMLERGITRLAVHSLIGSSTKEREYATKLLLEFCNDEDCCARIASEKGALVLLSSIAGNMEYPSLSKLAEEVLRLMERVEDNVQCLAAAGRFGPLISRLHDGSVGVKIDMASLVGRMTLTNSCKEQIARQGARVFVELLSNQEGRGPSLQALYNLSGLDGNASILIESSVLPSLIEVLFDKEDPSHELKSLAASTIANIVSKPGHWELASADKDGNPMHSEIIVLRLLGLLNCLPSQCQVIVLRILCGITLSPQASELVATHITSKGGFGTVIPFLEHPEVEHRVFAFKLTRLLSEWYSQYIGNELRLSNKLTILKEKLLNNHSTSDERSDAAQILANISLSEGEIRTLLGGNFVEWTAVTLKNQLRVSNARSSQTAAGMQEGLIGLLLHFTRNLDQETLNIIRENHLMAIFCEQLDYSSKPKVKRLAAIGMKNLSEFGRSDTAKDSKLPSSSGFCSSLVLVCGRASSQPSTCPIHNRPCHEDSQLCLLKSNCIKPLVSILNDSDTDVQLAAVDALSTLVLLDHTSRSFKRVVDELEHLGAVDALTTLFTEVRSEELREKTIWMIEKILRVENISNRYALNHSLVRALVEAFKHGNTNTRKHAQDALTLLKQLSGVSGKTSSQTRVRR; this is encoded by the exons ATGTCCATCCACCATTCTCCGCCCTCGCCGCCCACCCTTCAATCCATCCGCCGCTCTCTCTCCGATATCTCTTCCCCGCCGTCAGACCACCGCCCCTTCGACACCCCCCGCCGCTTCGCCGCCTTTGCCAACCGCCTTTCCCAACTCCTCCTCCCCCCACTTCCTCAATCTCCCCCTGTCCACACCGCTCTCAAGGGACTCGCCACCGAGCTCTCCAAGGCCGCCGAAACCCTGTCCGTCTACAACAACGGCAGCAAGATTCTCGTCCTCGTCGGCTGTAAATCCCTATGCTCCTCCCTTCAAGAACGCGCCGTAGCCATTGCCGCCTGGCTCGCACTCCTCGCTTCCGCGCTCCCATCCGGCGACGGTGATGATGACCTCCGCAAGAAGGTCTCCGACCTCGCCAGAGACATGAAGCTCGCACAGTTCAGA GTCTCAGAGAACGAAGAGAGGGTTTGGTGTACGCTGGAAAAAGAAGGAGATGGAAGAGACAGCAGTAAAGCGGTGCAAAGTGGTATTGTCATGGATTTGGCTCGTGCTTTGGGGTTTGACCCTGGTGATCGTGCTGAGTTTTGTAACCAGGTGAAGCTCTTCAAAGGTGATCCTTTTAGATCCCATTCTGTACCTGAGAGAAGGGTGTTGGtgtccttggagagaattcttAGTAACTGGTCTGTGGACCCTGTCACTGTGACCCCCAATTGGGACTTTGAAATTGCTGAAGATGCTGCTGCTCCTGTTTTTCcatttaagagttttctctgCCCCTTGACCAAGGAAGTCATGAGGGACCCTGTGGTTGTTCTGGAGTCTTCTCAGGCCTATGAGAGGGCTGCTATTGAGTACTGGTTTGAACGGTGCATTCAAGATGGCCGCGATCCCACTTGTCCGGTTACTGGCACGGTTCTTAAGTCCTTGGAGCTGAAACCTAATATTGGGTTGGCTGGGGCAATTGAAGAGTGGGTTGGCAGGGTTATCGATTATCAAATCAAATCTTCAGTGCAGTATCTGAGTGAGGAATCCTTGTCTGTTGATCATGTTGAGCTTGCTCTGGATCATGTTTATAAGGTTTCTGAAGAGCACCCCTCTAGCAGATACATAATCAGAAATGCTGGTGTTGTGCAGTTGATAGTAACCCTGCTCAGTAATAACTCCAAAACTATTGGATCACGTTTGAGAACCAAAGCTCTAACGACTTTACTTAGCATGGCCAAGGATGAAGAAAGCAGG AAAATAATGCTGGAACGGGGTATCACTAGGTTGGCCGTACATAGTCTTATTGGGAGCTCTACGAAGGAGAGAGAATATGCTACCAAGTTATTACTAGAATTCTGCAATGATGAAGATTGTTGTGCAAGAATTGCATCAGAGAAAGGTGCTTTAGTTCTTCTCTCAAGTATAGCAGGAAATATGGAGTATCCGTCTTTGTCAAAATTAGCTGAGGAAGTCTTGAGGCTGATGGAGAGGGTAGAGGATAATGTTCAATGTTTGGCAGCAGCTGGAAGATTTGGACCATTGATCTCACGATTACATGATG GTTCTGTTGGTGTGAAGATAGATATGGCTTCTCTGGTGGGAAGGATGACCTTGACAAATAGCTGTAAAGAACAAATTGCAAGGCAAGGCGCTCGAGTATTTGTGGAACTTCTGTCTAATCAAGAAGGAAGGGGACCGAGTCTGCAAGCATTGTATAATTTGTCAGGATTGGATGGTAATGCAAGCATCCTTATTGAGTCTTCAGTCCTTCCATCTCTTATAGAAGTTTTATTTGATAAGGAGGATCCATCTCATGAGCTGAAGTCATTAGCTGCTTCAACAATTGCTAATATTGTATCTAAGCCAGGGCATTGGGAATTAGCATCTGCTGACAAGGATGGAAACCCAATGCATTCagaaattattgttttaagacTTTTGGGGCTTTTAAACTGTTTGCCTTCTCAGTGTCAAGTGATAGTTCTTCGCATTCTTTGTGGTATTACATTATCTCCTCAAGCATCAG AGTTAGTAGCAACTCATATCACGTCTAAGGGTGGCTTTGGAACGGTTATACCATTTCTGGAACATCCAGAAGTTGAACATAGAGTGTTTGCTTTTAAGCTCACAAGACTGCTATCTGAATGGTATAGTCAATACATTGGAAATGAGTTGAGACTTTCAAACAAGCTTACTATACTCAAAGAAAAACTGTTAAATAACCATTCTACAAGTGATGAGAGATCAGATGCAGCACAGATACTTGCCAATATTTCCCTCTCAGAAGGTGAAATACGGACACTTTTAGGAGGTAATTTTGTGGAATGGACTGCTGTTACTCTCAAGAACCAGCTGCGTGTTTCCAATGCAAGGTCTTCTCAGACTGCAGCAGGCATGCAGGAAGGTCTTATAGGTCTCTTGCTTCACTTCACAAGGAACCTTGATCAAGAAACTCTTAATATAATTAGAGAAAATCACCTTATGGCCATTTTCTGCGAGCAGCTGGATTATAGTTCAAAACCAAAGGTAAAACGACTAGCTGCTATTGGAATGAAAAACCTGTCTGAATTTGGAAGGTCAGATACTGCTAAGGACTCTAAATTACCATCTTCCAGTGGATTCTGTTCCTCCCTTGTGCTTGTGTGCGGGAGAGCCTCTAGTCAACCTTCCACATGTCCAATTCACAACCGTCCGTGCCATGAAGATAGTCAATTGTGCCTGCTTAAGAGCAATTGTATCAAACCCCTGGTTAGTATCCTCAATGACAGTGACACCGATGTTCAGCTAGCTGCAGTGGATGCACTTTCTACTCTAGTACTACTAGATCATACATCTCGCAGTTTCAAAAGAGTTGTTGATGAGCTTGAACATTTGGGTGCAGTTGATGCTCTTACTACTCTTTTTACTGAAGTTAGATCCGAAGAGCTTCGGGAGAAGACAATCTGGATGATCGAGAAGATATTGAGAGTGGAAAATATCAGCAATCGGTATGCACTCAATCATTCTCTTGTGAGAGCTTTGGTTGAAGCCTTTAAGCATGGCAATACCAACACAAGGAAACATGCTCAGGATGCTCTTACCCTCCTAAAGCAGTTATCAGGAGTTAGTGGAAAGACATCAAGTCAAACTCGAGTTAGGAGATAG